In Monodelphis domestica isolate mMonDom1 chromosome 1, mMonDom1.pri, whole genome shotgun sequence, the sequence GGGCAGGGGCCAGCCCTCGAGGGTCCTGGGGTGAGGGCAGCACGCCTCCAGGAGGGTATGGGCAGCCTCGGGCACATTGGCTGCCTGAATGCGTGAGGGCCAGGGCTCTGCAAGACTTCTGGGGTGCCAGGTTCCCTAAGCAGGGCTCTGGGGTTGCTGTCACCTGGGCAAGGGAAGGGGAACTGGCCCTGCCCCCACGACCTCCCGGGCTCCCCCTCCCAGTGCCAGGGAtgagcctccccacccccacccctgggtCTCACCCATGGCAGGGTGGGCAGCCAGGCCCCATCTCCTCCCAGAAGACAAGcaggcctccccctcccccaactacCCAGGTCCAGGCTGTCTACACCAGCTCCACTGCACCTCCAGGCCTCCCTGGGGATATTCATACCCAACAGCATGCACAGACGTCCCAATGCAAGGAGGCCACTTGGCCTGATCAGGAGACCTGGAAGAACAAGAGCCAGCCTGGACTGCAGCAGGGCTTGGCGAGGCGAGGCTCCATTGGGGGCCCAGAACCTGGGCCCTGCACACTGTGCCAGGAACCCCCCAGCAAGGCACCACTGCTGGGAACGAGAAGGGAGACGCAGGCACAGCCCAACAGGGTGGAAAGTGCCAGGGCCCGGGGAATGCAGAATGGCCTGCCTTCTCCCCGGTGAACCACATCTGGCCTGCCTTAAGGAGGCCACATCCTGGAAAGGTTCCCGCCACCTCCTTTTCTCTGCTCTCCCCGGAGGCCAGAGACCATCTTTTGTCTCTCCTGATGCTCTCAGCCCagagcacagtgctgggcacacagTCACTTGTCTGTTCACTTCTCCCATTCCACACCAGTTTAAGAGAACCCAAGATTCCCCAGGCTACTTTGCCCACCAAGAACCCCAGATCCTTCTCAGACAAAATTCGAGCTGCacacatcctcctcctcctctccaactGCCACGCCTTGTTTCTTTGAACTCAAGACTAAGAGAACATTCTGATCTCTGGAGTTGTTTCTTCAACCCGGGCTCTATCCTCTCTTGGGAGCCCCCCATCTGGGCCTCTTGCTCCCGTGGTCAGTACCTGGAGGGATGGGGATGGCTCTGGGGGCGGCGCCGACCGGACAAGcctcactctgtctgtctgtgtagcTCCCATCTCCACACCTTTGTCCAGACTGCCCCGCACACCCCGATGTCCTTTCTCAGTCCCTGCCTCAGCTCCAGCCTCCTCCCCGTCCTCAGGGTGGGCCTCGCTGAAGCTGGGGTTCCCCAAGTAGACTCCCGTTgggggaggaggggtcctggCACTTCTGTGGTCTGAGTGCGAGTCCCTAGTGCCGGAGCCCCAGTTGGTTGTTAAATGTCCAGCGTGAGCACTTATCCCCACTTCCTGCTCCCTCTTTCTAGGATTAAGGAAGAGGTGGAGAAGGTGTGACTGAGGGGCGTTCCTGCTCCCAGCCCCGCCCCTTCCTGCCGAGAGCTTCCGGTGCCCAGATGGGGGCGGGGCTGACAGCCCACCATCTCCCCGGGACCAccttacagctgaggaaatggaggcagaagcGGAGCTCAGCTTTTGTCCTGAAGGAGCCTGGCGGGGGGAGGGAGGAGTGACTGTGGCGCTGGGTATGGACTGCAGCTAAAGGGGCGGCTGCACTGCCTCTCTGCACCtgacccagcccagcccagcccagggaAGGGGGGCCACGTGGGGAGCAGCCCTGGCCCCGCCCCCGCGCTCCCATTGGCCAAGGTGGCGCCGGGGCGGAGCCCGGGTTCACAGCTGCATAGGTGGGGGAGGCAGCAGCAGAGGCAGCAAGGctgctgaggaggaggaggaggaggaggaggaggaagcagcagccccagcagcagcagcagcagcagcagcgccgGCGGCGCCTGCAGTGAAGACCGAGACACCGAGACGGCAGCGGCCTCAGCGGGGAGCGAGCCCAGGGCCGGGGCCCGGGCCGCTGTGGAGGTCCAGGACGCtgcggctgctgctgctgggggccgGGGCGCCATGGGCGTGGAGGTCGAGACTATCTCTCCTGGAGACGGTGCGCGGGGGAGGGgcgaggaggggggaggggggcgcgGCTCTCCCTTCCGGGCCCTGAAGCCCCCCCTTGTCTTCCTGCAGGAAGGACATTCCCCAAGAAGGGCCAGACATGCGTGGTGCACTACACAGGTAGGCGGGGGAGGGGCGCCCTCTGGGAGCTCTCTCTGGTCGCCCCCTCCCCCTCTTGCAGAGACTAGAGCTGCCCCTCCCCAGGCTCACTCTTGGCTGCACCCATTTCCCAGAGTGGACAAGTCGCCGCCCACTGAGCTGGCCGGGCCAGTGAGAGGGCCCACGGGGTGCCTTGGCCCCGCTGGCATCCTTACATAGTGGGCAGCGGGTTCGAggctcctctctctcctctccgtCCGCAGGAATGCTGCAGAATGGGAAGAAGTTCGACTCCTCCCGGGACCGAAACAAGCCGTTCCGGTTCAAGACGGGCAGGCAGGAGGTGATCAAGGGCTTCGAGGAGGGCACTGCCCAGATGAGCCTGGGCCAGAGGGCCAAGCTGACCTGCACGCCCGACGTGGCCTACGGAGCCACGGGCCACCCGGGAGTCATCCCCCCCAATGCCACGCTCATCTTCGACGTGGAGCTGCTCCGGCTGGAGTGAGCCCGGCGCAGGTGGCGCCTCCCCTCCCCCGCTCGGCCAGCAGGGCTGGCACCACGGAGCCCGGCGTGCGCATGCGCGAGACCCGCCGAGCTTTCTCCTAGGGACCACTTCGCTTTCCGCGCCTGCGCCGGGCCCCAGGCCTATGCCAAGGGGCCTCGGggtggagaaaaaataaaggctTGGCCAGAGCCCCCGCGTTCCACGTCTAGGCCGCCGCTaagggcgggggtggggggggcgcgGGGAGCTTCCGGTAGAAGGCCGCTCCAAGGGGAGCCCAAATTCTCCTTGGCAGAAGGCCGCAGGGCCGAGCCAGGGCACCCGAGCCAGCGGCGGGCATCTCAGCCAATGACGCAGGAGCCCTGGACTGGCCGGATCTCTTGAGCCGCCATTTTCTTATTAATACCCAGAGCTAGCAGCACCCCAGGGCCCCCCAGTAGGCAGCACGTCAGGTTCGCCAAGGACAAAATGGCGCCGATTTGTGTGTTCGGTTTAGCGCAAGGCCAGCCACCTCCATTGGGGGCTACGCACAGCCTTGTCGTGCCCGGACGTGCCCCCATCCGGGCCGTGCCACCCCgtgaggcaatgggggggggggctgtggcTCATTATCTGCTCCCTCCCAGGGCGCAGACACAgcaagaaagaaggggaaggggcCACGTCCACACTCACCCTGGCTGGGATACACCCGGCCTGACTCGTCTCGGAGAACAACTCGAACAACTCGGGGGCCAAAGCTCCAGGAAAACTCCCCAAGGTGGAAGGCGGGGAGCTGTCTGCGCTGGGAGGTAGTGAGCTACCCAACCCCAAGGGGTATCCAAAGCGCCGCTTGGCCCCAAGTTCCCCACCACTATCCCAGACGTCCCTCAGCCCAGAAATCTCAGTATTCAAGGCCGCCAACCTGCTCCTTCGACAAACCTTCCTGAGGCTTTGGCTTCAGACGCAGGAAATAAAGCCAAAACATACCATCCCCACAGGAAGTGGCGTCACGAACCACCGCCCCACTCACCAAATGCTAATCTGTGGGCCGAGTCCACTTCCCGTAAGAGCGCCTGTCGTCCTGGGCTGTCTGCACGCTCCCTGCGCAGGCCTGAGTCTGGCGTGGGATGGAGAGGATGGGCTCTGGCTCCGAGGTATCTCGAACCCAGACCTCAGGACCTTCACTTGGTCACTTGCTTCCTGAGAGGCACTGCTACGCCGCGGAACACGTGACTGCCTGGGCGTGATGACGTCACGCCGAGTGGGGCGGGGTCCTCCCCAGCCTTAGCCTCCGTGAGAGGAGGGAGCCCATCCAAGACCTTGGGCCAATATGGAACTCAGATCCCTCCGCTGCTTTCAGCCGGGGCTGCACTTCCAGTGGAAGCTGCCCCCAGCGCGATGTTCTGGGACTGGAGCCAATGGGCCGGCCTCTGTCGGCCCTTTAGTCACAtggtttccctttctcctctgacctcctggggggggaggggggccctCAGCCCCGGACCTAAAGGGCCTCTTCATGCTGAGGGCGATTGTGTTGTGTCCATCCGGCCTGCTCGTCACTCCCCTGCCCTTCAGCGACCCCAAGCGTGACCAGAACAGAGCCCTCCCCAGCTGCCGCCCAGGGTGCCCAGATCCCATACAGTACCAAGGCCTGTGCAATTCGCCACAGCACCATCTTTTGGGATTGCGTCGATTTCACCCacgcagtcttttttttttaatagatttgcTTTATTAAGAACAAAAGACCCATGTGAGGAGCCAATGACGTTTTTTAGGAGGCCTGCCCACACACCATCCCTTGGGGACTTCAGTGCCACAAACATTCAGGTGATTTCACCTCCCTGAAAGCTCTGGGGAATTTCCCCTCTTTACCTAAATCTCTTGTAGATTTCAGTCACTAGCATCTCTTGTGCATTTCATTCAccactaacccccccccccccatctcctgTGGATTTCACATCCTTAGCCTCTTGTGGATTTCCCTTCCTCACCAACTCTTGTGGATTTCACACCCTCCACAGCAACTCTGGAAGTTTTCTCTTGCTATCTCTTGGGGATTTCACTCAAAAGCATTTCATGGGTATTTTACCTCTGCAGTCAGTGTCTCTAGTAGCCTCTTTtctataaccccccccccaaccctgctGTCACCCTGGTGTAAGCCCTCATCACCCCAAGCCTGACCTGACAGTGGCTGGGGGAAGGAGGGGCAGGCTTTCCCTCTCCAGGCCATCCTTCATTCAACCAACAATGTGATCTTCCTAAGCCCAGGTCAGACCATATCCCTCCCTCGCCTCCACCCCTCATTCAGTGAATCCCAGTGCCTCACACCTGCCTTAAGGATCAACTACAAAGTGCCGCGTTGGTGCCCAGCCCTCTTTCATGCCCTTACAGCCTGTCAACATGACATGTCGCCATCCGGTGACCCTGGCTTCATTCTATTAAGGCACTCTGATCTCTCCACTGGGAGCATTTTCATTGGCTTCCTCAAAGCCTATCTATTTTTCCTGTTCAAATCGAGGCAGTCAGCATTTACTAACTGCTAAACACTGGgataaacagaagcaaaaagaggcaggagcagctgggtggctcagtggattgagagccaggcctagagatgggagatcctgggttcaaatctggcctcagtcatttcctagcagtgtgaccctgggccaatcacttgacccccatttcctagccttcacccctcttctgccttggagccaacacgcagatttgattccaagacagaaggtaaggggttaaaaaagaaagacagaaagaaaaatgctCTACATGGGAGAAGAGTGGATAAAAGCGCCCAGGGAGCGTTGAGACTTGGTGTCCAAGACCTGACGGTGAGGCAGGCGTGCCATGGGCCCTTCCTAGACCATGGAGCTTCTGGGAGACAATTCCCAATGGGAGAATGGGAAGCCGACAAAAGTCTGGAGGCTCCTCCTCCTGACTGCCCTAACCTCCTTCAGGTATTCTGGAAAAGGAAGCCTTTCCCTGATCCCTTGACTGTGGATGCTGAGATCAGCTCCAGTGTATCTTTCTCTATCTTGCCTCTACACAGTTCTTGAAGGCAGGACTTGTTGCTGCCTTTCTTTGGGTGCTTAGCCGTGGTCAggtacagagtaggtgcttaataaatgctggctgcCTTTGGGATGCTGGTGTCAAGGCCATACAATGAAGTAGCATTTACTGATTCTTGGCAGTTTGCAAAGCACTAGAAACACGGAGAACGGCAAACTAGGCCAAGGCAAGATGTCTTTTGGCCCTCGTGTTTCTGAAGGGGGCCGATGATGTCCCAGGCCAAGAGCTTGAGGTCCCGAGGGAATGGGACTTTAGGGAGGCAGTCACAGTCGTCAGCCTCACTCCCTCTGTGAAAggcatccaagtccagtggcaagacatgGCTCAGGATGACTGGCGATGGTCAGGAGGCAGGGGGTGGCTGGCAGCTTCTGTCTGACCGCTGGAGGGTCGGACTATAAAGAAACTGAACCAAGCTGTatacgctgtctgggatagcggaggctgcagcgctggctgggatggggCTGCGGcaccttgcacagacccatcactgccaccactgcACCAGGCAGCagtacacagtgcggaatcccctcccccaggtcCTGCTCACCAGGCTGACGTCTTCCATGGCGCAGCCACATAATGCTTTTCAGGGCGCCTCATACTCCTTCAGTGACTCTCTCAGAGCAAGGCGCCCTGCGAAGGACGCCACCGGAAGCAGTGCATCCGTGAGTGCCgcctcctctcactgaccaccatgaaagaggtgcccctcccggaagtgcggtgggggcaggatacatggcctcagggggtgGGCCAGAGCTTGGGGACCCTGCTCCAGGGGCCTTCGTAATGAATCGTTCCTCGGCTCCCGTTCTGCTGCGGGAGGTTGGGGCAGGCTAATCCACCACCATGTTTGGGCCCCGTCAGTCGTCCTCTACACGTCTACTCCGTCTGCCAGATTGTGGCTGCTGGGCGTGCTCCAGCTTCTCGGAGCCTCGGGTGAGAGCCAGGGGGCAGGTGGACGGGGAAGGTAGAGCAGCTTCCCTGAGGAGGCCTCAGGGGCACCCGGGATGTGAGTCCTCTCTGAACAGCCCACCCGACCTGTGCAAAATACCTGCGGATGAGAAGGGGAAGGCTCCGGCCTAGGACGTGGGAGCAGGAAAGGTTCCTGTAAAAAACGGGGGAAGCGCCGAAGGAAGGAGAGCCGAGAGCCAGCACTGAGGCAGAGGCAAGGGATGGATTACTGGGTGCAGAAACCTCCAGGCAACCAGTATAAGTGGATACTAGGCTGTGAGGATGAGAATTCTGGAAACGAAGGGAGGTCAGATTGTTTTTtcaaccttcccttccctcagaATCCACACTgtgttggttcccaggcagaagagcagtaaggcctgggcgatgggggtcaagtgacttgcccagggtcacccagctgggatgGGTCTCgggtcagattagaacccaggacctcctgtctctaggcctggctctccatccactgagccacccagcggccCCGAAGTCTGATTTCGAAGGGCTTttgtgtttgatcctggaggtgatagaatGTGTTGGGGAGGAATATGGGATGGCGGGGTCAGAGATCCATTTTAGGAAGGTCACGGATGGTGGATGGAGGATAAGCAGTGCTACTGCCACAGCCTGGGGGGAGCTGGGAGAAGAGGGCCGGTCAGAGATTCGGAGGAGGCGAGACACAGAGGCAAAGCGGGGGCCCCAGCACCATTTTGGATGGGGGTCCCAGGGCGGGAGCCTGggtggtgtaaaccttaaaatttcttagacttataaatgttggaaatttcaccattgggaaatttcatacttgaaaaaaattccctattgatagtgggaactctattggaatgtgaacccctttggcacgggaggttcctcctcctccctacctaagactactttaggacagaaaccttttgctgaacaatggaaagggctttgacctatgcttaagcatagaacaggaatttgagtcatgattgattttagaattgatacaatagagatacttggaatgacagaaccaggtcttggaaactacaatctccaccctactcagtcctaacaggatttaggaagggaagatttaattatttgagaatatgaccttcaacagacatgtgcaaagccacagacctctgggcggtcctgggttaagctagagccaccattggcacagggaagacatggacagtgattggtagatgtgagaactgaggggagggaacttagatggtgtccttaaagatagcggggtctgaggactgaggaggttggttggagaggtttttggtctgagaggtggtgctttgagagttggctctgaaggaagctggaggtggaggcccctgagactgtttctccattttggtcacgtgagtgatagggactgatctctttcctttgccccagctatctaagggcttgggccttttggcccagcctaaacagaaggggtatttaagtcctattcccttctctcccctttctttctctctctctctctctccttctatctctaatacttttcttcctcctgtttataattaaactctataaaaggttgactgctgacttgagttttaatttaggaattacatagctgaattccttggcgaccttaaattaatatatctcagtcttttaaagtgatttccttgtcacagtggcAGTGGACAGGCAGAAAGAGGGACATTTCCAAGAGGGGAGGTTTGGGGGAGAAGACGACATCTGGGCTCTGGCGAGCTTGGAGGGCCCCTACATTGACCTGGAGAGGGGCTCCCACTTGTCCCGTTGTCAGCGACGCTTTAGCAGCAGCCAGAGCTACGAGCGACGGGAGGACCCAGATTCTGTCAGTGCCGTCTGAGCTCAGGAGCCCACTTAACTGAGGATGTCATCTGGCTCagccccgggggggggggggggcaccacCAATGGACccacaagcattcattaagccctCCTGTGTGTGAGCCTCTGGGTGATGCTCAGGAAGTGCCATTTggtgggtggagaggaaggaACACGTTCCAGTAACTCGGGGCACGCATTAGGGTTTGCCTGGCCGCTGAGTCGAGCCCCCCACTCTGTATCGCCTGGGAATCCTCCCTCGGGGAGCCCATCTGATGGCAGCTGTCAGCACTTGGGGGCAGGAGGGCAGGCTCACCCATTAGGTCAGTGAACACAAGTCAGAGGAGCCCAGTGAAGGCTGGCGGCAAAGGAGGCTCCAGGCCCCTTGGGGTGGGGCCGGGTCCCTTTGCAGACGCCAGAAGGTTGGCCAAGCAGCATTCCGTGTGGGACCGAGACCAGGTCAGACTAGGGACGGCCTCGTTCTACAGGAACCCAACACGCATTCCCAAACCAAGCCCGAGCCATCTCCCCAGTGGCCACCTCCCGGCGGTGCACCCACCCACGCCGGCCGTCCTCACTTCCTTACTGCCCTCCAGCGAACGGCGGCCCCAAATGCCAGCCTGGTGAAGCTGGGAATCCCGAGCAACGCACGGGGCTGGGAAGGCGCCGCTCTGGTGCACCGGGCCCTTCAAGCTTTGGCGGTGGCTGCTCGACAGACTTCGAGAAAGCCCGCAGAGACCCTCAGGAGAGGCCGGGGCAGCCCCTGCGTCCCGGGCCCCGGGCAGACCACGACTGGAGGCCAAACGAAGGCCGGTCAGCCACTCGGCACCTACGATGTGCCAAGCTCCTTCCTACGTGTTGGCTGTGCGAAGCAGCCCTGTCACCACAGGCCTCGAACAGCGCTCAGGGCCGGAGAGGCCACATCACACCAGGCAGCTGACATCACTGCTTCCCACTGAATGGCCATGCCGCCACCGACACCACTGCCAGAGCCGGGGAAACGGGATTCGCGATGGAGGAATTCTCCAGGGCCCAGGAAGCGGCTGGGCAAGGGAGAGCAGCACCATGGACGCCTCAGCCATCACGGAGGCTGCTCTGCCACCTGCCCACTCTCCAAAGGCCCCCTGGACCCAGTTCACCGCCACATCCCCCTCGGGCTTGTCTTCTATCATCCTGGGAGCCTTTCCAGGAAGACACCCTCCAAAAGGCACTCAAAAACCCCTCTAGGTGGTCACTGGCCTGACCAACAGGCATCAGAGGCCCCCGGCTCCTTCACCAAGGCCCCACCCTGATGGGGAGGCTCTTCAGGACGGGAAGCCTGGGGGCAAGTCAGAAGCAGAAGGACCGGAGAGCCTGCCCCAGCGTCCGGGAATCCCCCGAAGGGGGCCCTCATGGGACCAATCGTCTCTGTGGATCAGAGTGGCTGGCAGGGTTAGGGGTTGGGGAAAGGAAGGCTCCTGCCCACAAGGACCCAGACAAGGCCCATCAGGGAGGGGCGGACAGCACTAAAGGGGTCCCAAGGGGAAGGCGCTCCAGGCCTGGGgtagagccaggctcagagcaggGAACTGAATtaagaaaagcaagaaatgaAGAGGAGCTGGATGGGGAGTGGCCCCAGGAATGCCGAGCCCAGGAGGGCCTGGCAGAAGGAAGGCCCCAATGGAGGAGTGGAACAGAAGCCCTGGGCGAAGGCCTACTAAGCACCGAGGGCCATCCACACACTGCCgcccttttacagaggaggaaactgaggcagagctccAGGACTCTGCTGTGGATTGGAacaccaggcctggcactcagAGCTGCCGGAGGGGGCACAACTCCCCATTTCCTAGATGAGCAAACGGCCTGGTCCAGGCtcccagggcagggcagggcccAGCTAGAGCCCCGGGAGCTGCAGGGAGGGAGACTGAAGCCATGATCGCAGGGTTTCACCCTGGCACCTTTATTTGCCACCCCTTGTCCATCAGAGGGCCCCGTGCCCTCAGGCCCGGCCCAGCACAGGCACAGTGAGCCAGCAGGCCACAAGGTCCTTTCCCTGGGGCTGGCCCAGCGGGAGGGGCCCCTCACTTGGGGGGGTCTGTGTTGATGCCATATTTCTCCTTCAGCAGCTTCAGCTGCTCCTCCTTCTTCTTGGTGTCCATCTTCTGGAAGGCCTGCGGGGAGGGACGGGGGCGGGGCTGTGAGCTGCGGTTCCCCCTCCCcggtccctccccctccccctcgccgcgcccccgccccctccccatctcccccaAGCCGCACCCTGTTGGCGTTGTAGTAGAGCACCACGAGGTAGCGGTTGCACACGTTGAAGCCCGACAGGTGGTCGCAGGCGTTCTTGGCATCGAAGATGTCTTCGTACACCACGTAGGCCGTGCCGCGGGTCTCGGGGGTGTTCCCTCTGCGGAGGGGCGGAGCTAAGCCGCGGCTCTCGCGGtgccgccccgccccgccccgccctccCGGCCCCGCCCCCGCCCGCACTCACACGCGGATCTGGCGGATGGGTCCGTACTTGCCGAAGATGTCGTACATCTCCTCGGCCGTGATCTTGTAGGGCAGGTTCCGGATGTAGAGGATGCGGTTCACCTCGGGGGGAAGGCGGATCTGGGGAGGCACAGCGAGGGGTCAGGGGGGCCTGGAGGGCCGCGCTCGGAAGAGCGGGCGGGGAGGGGCGCACTCACGTTCGCGCGTTTGGCCGCTTGCATCGCCATGGCGGCGGCGGGAGGGGGTGCGCTTGGGCAGGAGCCGGGGCTGAGGCTGGGTCCAGTACGTCGGGGCCAGGGGCCGGCccgctcttcctcctcttctttttccttttcctcctttcctcctcctcctcctcctcctcttcctcgcGAAAGACGCGCCGGGATCGAAGACAACTTCCGGTTTCCGATGGGGGAACCGGAAACAGGAAGCTCTGAGGAAGCCCCGCCTCCTGGCGATACCGGCCCACGCCCCGCCCCTGCCCCATCTCTTGGGCTGCCTGCCGGCGTGTTCGGGGCGAGTCCACGGTCTACGGCTTACGAGGGGTGGGGCGAGGGGTGGGGCTTGGGGCCCCACTGTTGGGAGTTTAATGGGGCACCGTGGGTTTGGTGAGGGGATGCCCCGGCCGGGAGAGGGAAGGGGGCTCGGAGCGGAGAGAAGGGGCTGGCCGGACCCGAGAGCCTCTCCCCCAGCTAATAGGCTCCTCCTGTTACTTTATAGCCCCAgaccccgccccgccccccctcctccccaaagGGGGCCTTTACTCCAGTCTTCCCTCCTACGGGGGCATCTGGGCCTCCGGTAGTAGAGCATGAATCCCCCCTGCATAGCGGAGTGAAGCCTCGCCGTCACTCCTTTCCTCTCTGGAGGCATCGGTGCCGCCCCTGCTAAGGAGGTGAGGGGCTCGTGGGCCCCCCAACCCTTGCCTTCGTGGGGGACGCCCCTGGGGCTGGGCGGGGCCCTTGCCCGGCCTGGAATGGGGGGTCCGGGCCCCTGGGAAGCACCGGGGGAAGGAAAGGGCTGAGCGCGTGTTTGTGGGGAGAGGCTCCTTTATTGTGCCCCCCCAGGGCCGCTCAGGGGCCCGAGGCCACTTCCAGCACGATCTTGCCCAGGTTCTTGTTCTGCTCCATGTAGGCGTGGGCATCGGCCACCTGCCGCAGCGGGTACACCGTGTCCACCACCGGCCGCAGCGCCCCGGGCTTGGTCTGGTCAAAGTAGGGCAGGATCTGCCGGGTGAAGGCCGCCACCAGCTCCGCTTTGTACTGACCAGGCAGGAGAGGGGCGAAGCCTGGCATTAGCACCCCGTGAGGTGGGCACCCACCCGCCCGCCCACACACTCCCCAGCCTGCTTCCATGGCTCCAGGCCCATCTCTATTCCACTTCCCCGACCATCAGCTGCCAGGAGAAAACCTGGAGGACAGGCTGGTCTGGGCAGAGGGCGGGGCGAGCCCGCCCACTACCATCCCCAACCCCGTACCCCGGACCCTTCCGCCCGCCTTGAGGCCAGGGTAGAGAGCAGCCGTGGCCTGCGGGGGGCGCCTGAGGACACAGAGCGGCCCACCTTCTTGTCCCGGGATCTCAGCAAGCTTGTAAGGAGACTCCCTCGCTTGGCCAGCAGCTTGGAGAGAAGCTCCCCGTGGACCTCGGCGCCCCCCAGCAGGCCGTAGAGCACCCAGCGGCCATCAGGGGCCAGGCAGGCCACGTTCTTCTCCCAGTAGGAGCCGCCAATACAGTCCAGAATGATGTTGGCTCCGGCTCCTGGGGGAGGGAGCGCAGGGTGGCCATTCGGACTTGGGACAGGTGCTCGGCCCTCCGAGGCCCAGGACAGCAGCTTCTCCTGGGGTAGCCCCAGCTCCAGAGCTGCCAGGCGGCCCCCAGGCACCCTTGGGACAGGGGGGCCAAGCTTGCCGCTTCACCTGGCGGGGGGGCCTCAGCTTCCCCTCCTCCGTCCGTGCTACCCAGCCCGAGGACGGCAGAGCGGCGTCTTACCCTGAGTGAACTCCAGCGTGGCGACGGAAAAGTCCCCTTCTCTGTAGTTGAAGCCGGCCGTGGCCCCAAGCTTCTCCACGGCCGCAATTTTGTCCTGGGACCCGGCGGTGACCAGAGGGACAGCCCCGGCCTGGCGGGCCAGCTGGACGGCAGCTGTGCCCACACCGCTGGATCCGGCGTGTATCAGCACGGTGTCCCCAGCCTTTACTCGGCCTGCAACAAGCAATTGCACCAAGCCCCAGTGTGTGTTGGGGGGCCGGGAAGAGCCGCTCAAGAAGGCAGCTGGTGACCTACAGGGTGACTTGGAGGCAGCCCTTCCTCTGGGCTCTGGCCCCCTCCCAGCCAGAGCCCTTCTCCACCCCAGGCCGACGGGGCTCCCCCACCCTTCTCGTCTCCACCCCCCCTGatggtttgggggtggggggagaagtcTCAGCTCTAGCATAGACGGACATCCAAGGCCTGAGCAGGAATCCTGGGGGGGGTGGCTATGGCTCCCCCAAGATGGGCTGTTCCACTCTGGGACAGCTCCTGGGAATGCGGTTTAACTACcggtgggggcagggagggacGCAGGAGGCTCCCGGATCTCTGCCCCCTGCGGGCTGGGAGAGGGGGATCCCGGAGGCTGACCTTGTCTCCTCACCTACGACATG encodes:
- the TP53I3 gene encoding quinone oxidoreductase PIG3; this encodes MLAVYFDQPGGPENLYLKDVAKPVPGPGEVLLRVAASALNRADVLQRRGQYSPPAGASSILGLEASGHVAEVGPGCQGPWREGLPAMALLAGGGQAEYVAVPEGHLMPVPHGLTLTQAAAIPEAWLTAFQLLHVVGRVKAGDTVLIHAGSSGVGTAAVQLARQAGAVPLVTAGSQDKIAAVEKLGATAGFNYREGDFSVATLEFTQGAGANIILDCIGGSYWEKNVACLAPDGRWVLYGLLGGAEVHGELLSKLLAKRGSLLTSLLRSRDKKYKAELVAAFTRQILPYFDQTKPGALRPVVDTVYPLRQVADAHAYMEQNKNLGKIVLEVASGP
- the SF3B6 gene encoding splicing factor 3B subunit 6 isoform X2 codes for the protein MAMQAAKRANIRLPPEVNRILYIRNLPYKITAEEMYDIFGKGNTPETRGTAYVVYEDIFDAKNACDHLSGFNVCNRYLVVLYYNANRAFQKMDTKKKEEQLKLLKEKYGINTDPPK
- the SF3B6 gene encoding splicing factor 3B subunit 6 isoform X1; this translates as MAMQAAKRANIRLPPEVNRILYIRNLPYKITAEEMYDIFGKYGPIRQIRVGNTPETRGTAYVVYEDIFDAKNACDHLSGFNVCNRYLVVLYYNANRAFQKMDTKKKEEQLKLLKEKYGINTDPPK
- the FKBP1B gene encoding peptidyl-prolyl cis-trans isomerase FKBP1B, coding for MGVEVETISPGDGRTFPKKGQTCVVHYTGMLQNGKKFDSSRDRNKPFRFKTGRQEVIKGFEEGTAQMSLGQRAKLTCTPDVAYGATGHPGVIPPNATLIFDVELLRLE